In a genomic window of Brassica rapa cultivar Chiifu-401-42 chromosome A10, CAAS_Brap_v3.01, whole genome shotgun sequence:
- the LOC103847390 gene encoding adenosine kinase 2, which produces MSSSNYDGILLGMGNPLLDISAVVDEDFLTKYDVKLNNAILAEEKHLPMYDEMSSKFNVEYIAGGATQNSIKVAQWMLQIPGATSYMGSIGKDKYGEAMKKDATAAGVNVHYYEDESAPTGTCGVCVVGGERSLIANLSAANCYKVEHLKKPENWALVEKAKFYYIAGFFLTVSPESIQLVSEHAAANNKVFTMNLSAPFICEFFKDAQEKFLPYMDFVFGNETEARTFSKVHGWETEDVEQIAIKISQLPKATGTYKRTTVITQGADPVVVAEDGKVTKYPVIPLSKEKLVDTNGAGDAFVGGFMSQLVKGKSIEECVKAGCYASNVVIQRSGCTYPEKPDFN; this is translated from the exons ATGTCATCCTCTAACTACGATGGAATCCTTCTCGGAATGGGGAACCCACTCCTCGACATCTCTGCCGTCGTCGACGAGGACTTTCTCACCAA ATACGACGTCAAGCTGAACAATGCGATTCTCGCCGAGGAAAAACATTTGCCCAT gtATGATGAGATGAGTAGCAAGTTCAATGTTGAATACATTGCCGGAG GTGCTACTCAGAACTCTATCAAAGTGGCTCAG TGGATGCTTCAAATTCCTGGGGCAACCAGTTACATGGGTTCCATTGGAAAGGACAAATACGGTGAGGCTATGAAGAAGGATGCTACAGCTGCTGGTGTCAAT GTTCACTACTATGAGGATGAGTCAGCACCTACTGGAACTTGCGGTGTCTGTGTTGTTGGTGGAGAGAGGTCGCTTATTGCCAATCTTTCAGCTGCTAACTGCTACAAGGTTGAGCACCTTAAGAAGCCTGAAAACTGGGCATTGG TTGAGAAGGCCAAGTTCTACTACATTGCTGGATTCTTCCTCACGGTGTCTCCCGAATCCATTCAGTTGGTATCTGAGCACGCTGCTGCTAACAACAAG GTGTTCACAATGAACCTCTCTGCTCCATTCATCTGTGAATTCTTCAAAGATGCGCAGGAGAAGTTCTTGCC GTACATGGACTTTGTTTTTGGCAATGAGACAGAGGCAAGAACCTTCTCCAAGGTTCATGGCTGGGAG acCGAAGATGTGGAACAAATAGCCATCAAGATTTCACAGCTTCCCAAGGCCACCGGAACATACAAGAGGACCACCGTGATTACACAGGGCGCAGACCCAGTGGTTGTTGCTGAAGATGGAAAGGTCACGAAGTACCCTGTGATCCCTCTCTCGAAGGAGAAGCTTGTTGACACCAACGGTGCAG GTGATGCATTTGTGGGAGGATTCATGTCACAGTTGGTGAAAGGGAAATCGATTGAGGAGTGCGTGAAGGCCGGATG